In Chloroflexota bacterium, one DNA window encodes the following:
- a CDS encoding mandelate racemase/muconate lactonizing protein has translation MRITRVRLFELHGELDYDGELWEERVVRPIDVYPEHKHERGYPIASGGVGQQRNAHGAYPVSSIFVSVETDEGITGLAGTIDRQTAFVIDTDVAPHVIGEDPLAIERIWDKLYRQLIHARKGQPMFAISALDVALWDLKGKWLGQPVYRLLGGPVRESIPAYASMLGYSLQPDRVAARARQVVDAGFTATKWFMRHGPDDGEPGARANVELARTVREAVGDDVEVMLDAWNSWNARYAIDMARRMAEFRPRWIEEPVKPDDIPAYARIRAASPVPIAGGEHEYTRWGTRDYMRAGAVDVFQPDTMWCGGISETMKMATICSVYDVPIILHGSSVPVNVHVSAALPPTLCPYVEYLIKWNDIRQLHLEHKTQPVNGRIAPTNTPGLGLDIDESTVTERRELSWR, from the coding sequence ATGCGCATTACCCGCGTGCGGCTCTTCGAGCTTCACGGCGAGCTCGACTACGACGGCGAGCTGTGGGAAGAGCGCGTCGTTCGCCCCATCGACGTCTACCCCGAGCACAAGCACGAGCGCGGCTATCCCATAGCGAGCGGCGGCGTCGGGCAGCAGCGCAACGCGCATGGCGCCTATCCAGTCTCGTCGATCTTCGTCTCGGTCGAGACCGACGAGGGCATCACCGGCCTGGCGGGGACCATCGACCGGCAAACGGCCTTCGTCATCGACACCGACGTCGCGCCACACGTCATCGGCGAGGACCCGCTGGCCATCGAGCGCATTTGGGACAAGCTCTACCGCCAGCTCATCCATGCCCGCAAGGGCCAGCCCATGTTCGCCATCAGTGCCCTCGACGTGGCGCTGTGGGACCTCAAGGGCAAGTGGCTCGGCCAGCCGGTTTACCGTCTGCTGGGCGGTCCCGTGCGAGAAAGTATCCCGGCCTACGCCAGCATGCTCGGCTATTCGCTCCAGCCCGACCGCGTCGCCGCCCGCGCGCGCCAGGTCGTGGACGCCGGCTTCACCGCCACCAAGTGGTTCATGCGCCACGGTCCCGACGACGGCGAGCCGGGCGCCCGCGCCAACGTGGAGCTGGCGCGAACCGTGCGCGAGGCCGTAGGCGACGACGTCGAGGTGATGCTCGACGCCTGGAACAGCTGGAACGCGCGCTACGCCATCGACATGGCCCGGCGCATGGCCGAATTCCGCCCGCGCTGGATCGAGGAGCCGGTCAAGCCCGACGACATCCCGGCCTATGCCCGCATCCGCGCCGCCTCACCCGTGCCGATTGCCGGCGGCGAGCACGAATACACCCGCTGGGGCACGCGCGACTACATGCGCGCCGGCGCCGTCGACGTGTTCCAGCCCGACACCATGTGGTGCGGCGGCATCAGCGAGACCATGAAGATGGCCACCATCTGCTCGGTCTACGACGTCCCGATCATTCTCCACGGATCCAGCGTGCCGGTGAACGTCCACGTCAGCGCGGCGCTGCCGCCCACCCTCTGCCCCTACGTCGAATACCTCATCAAGTGGAACGACATCCGCCAACTGCACCTCGAGCACAAAACCCAGCCCGTCAACGGCCGCATCGCCCCCACCAACACCCCCGGCCTCGGCCTCGACATCGACGAATCCACCGTCACCGAGAGGCGCGAGCTCTCCTGGCGGTAG
- a CDS encoding GNAT family N-acetyltransferase, with translation MTNPTDLTTERLLLRPFRLSDIDDVLRYGSDPEWAEFYSRPYERGAAEHMVAQAVLASWDKGARFAIVLKDRVIGVVSLDVDSEDQTAELGYDVARDMWGRGIATEATAAVCDWGFRQYGLAKIYAAADARNTRSLRVMKKLGMARDGTLRSEVMGGTRVDAAYYSVLRDEWSRLVEPLPPIPAPIDEYDSTDRGELRELTTRRLLLRPLEPGDVDGVFAFTSDPEWARHLLDEAPRPYTRRDAEEVVARHLLDSPDTRPSWAIVLDGACVGIITLSIDARHETGELHYALAKSNWGKGLMPEAAGAVIDWGFRRRGLAKIWARTDAEHRQSRRVMEKLGMQCEGLARDHYKAPGTGRSRVDVVFYRVLSDEWEQADA, from the coding sequence GTGACCAATCCCACGGATCTGACAACTGAGCGACTGCTCTTGCGGCCGTTCAGGCTGTCGGATATCGACGACGTGCTCAGATACGGCAGCGATCCCGAGTGGGCCGAGTTCTATTCGCGTCCGTACGAGCGGGGCGCCGCCGAGCACATGGTGGCGCAGGCCGTGCTGGCGTCATGGGACAAGGGCGCCAGGTTCGCCATCGTCCTGAAAGATCGCGTCATTGGCGTGGTCAGCCTCGACGTCGATTCCGAGGACCAAACGGCCGAGTTGGGCTACGACGTGGCCAGAGATATGTGGGGACGGGGCATCGCGACCGAGGCGACGGCTGCCGTCTGCGATTGGGGCTTCCGCCAGTACGGGCTCGCGAAGATCTACGCGGCCGCCGACGCGCGCAACACGCGCTCGCTGCGAGTGATGAAAAAGCTGGGAATGGCCCGCGACGGAACGCTTCGGAGCGAAGTGATGGGCGGAACACGGGTCGATGCGGCCTACTACTCCGTGCTGCGGGACGAGTGGAGCAGGCTCGTCGAGCCTCTGCCTCCAATCCCCGCACCGATCGACGAGTACGACTCAACCGACCGTGGCGAGCTCCGCGAGTTGACCACCCGCCGGCTGCTGCTGCGGCCATTGGAACCAGGCGACGTAGACGGCGTGTTTGCGTTCACCAGCGACCCCGAGTGGGCCAGGCATCTGCTGGACGAGGCGCCGCGGCCGTACACACGCCGAGACGCCGAGGAGGTGGTTGCGCGTCATTTGCTCGATTCGCCGGACACCAGGCCCTCCTGGGCCATCGTGCTGGACGGCGCCTGCGTCGGGATCATCACCCTCAGCATCGACGCAAGGCACGAGACCGGCGAGCTGCACTACGCCTTGGCGAAGTCGAACTGGGGCAAGGGCCTCATGCCGGAGGCCGCCGGCGCCGTGATCGACTGGGGGTTTCGACGGCGTGGCCTGGCCAAGATCTGGGCCCGAACCGACGCCGAGCATCGGCAGTCCCGGCGGGTGATGGAGAAGCTGGGTATGCAGTGCGAAGGTCTGGCCCGAGACCACTACAAGGCTCCCGGCACCGGCCGTTCGCGGGTCGATGTCGTGTTCTACCGCGTGCTGAGCGACGAGTGGGAACAGGCCGACGCGTAA
- a CDS encoding glycoside hydrolase family 32 protein → MTDFDDYLMESYELREKLVADKFRPRYHFVPPEGRWNDINGAIFWKGRYHLGYLQKIANGPGEIYFSSWQHISSRDLLHWRYHTASLREPLEGAKGDYFNSGDVMEGTAPPTIITNMPTRGICIYQCHDDDLDRWVPLAENPVIPLDPPEEGAPPKSSSKFPECVIFDPSGWKQGDVYYALVGNKNLRPGYEGDSTSLFKSRDLRQWEYVGPFYKSDRRWTAEVEDCACSNFFPFGDRHMLLMHTHWPYNKAQYYIGRYEQERFTPEIHGQLSHLGSLVAGPETLVDDRGRRIFWGWIRDAREHEWEKHGWNGVMTLPWHFTPAGDHSLRIDPVAELRALRYDERRHGDVTLSEGEERTVREFGSDCMEVKLTIEPNDAARFGIKVLCAPGGQEETVVTYDAERQQFVVDFERASEDEELTYGYDAGVYSRGVRRQVVPFALERDARLDIDLFVDRSVVEMFVNSRICIVQRVYPTRDDSEDFKLFTEDRPIGVTNLVKWEMDATNPW, encoded by the coding sequence ATGACTGACTTCGACGACTACCTGATGGAGTCCTACGAGCTGCGGGAGAAGCTCGTCGCGGACAAGTTTCGACCGCGATACCACTTCGTTCCGCCGGAAGGCCGCTGGAACGACATCAACGGCGCCATCTTCTGGAAGGGCCGATATCACCTCGGCTACCTGCAGAAGATCGCCAATGGTCCTGGCGAGATCTACTTCTCAAGCTGGCAGCACATCAGCAGCCGGGATCTGCTCCACTGGCGCTACCACACGGCCTCGCTGCGAGAGCCCCTGGAAGGCGCCAAGGGCGACTACTTCAACAGCGGAGACGTGATGGAGGGCACGGCCCCGCCCACCATCATCACCAACATGCCCACGCGGGGCATCTGCATCTACCAATGCCACGACGACGACCTTGACCGCTGGGTCCCGCTGGCCGAAAACCCCGTCATACCCCTGGACCCGCCCGAGGAGGGAGCACCGCCCAAGTCCTCCAGCAAGTTTCCGGAGTGCGTGATCTTCGATCCCAGCGGCTGGAAGCAGGGCGATGTCTACTACGCCCTGGTCGGGAACAAGAACCTCCGCCCCGGCTACGAGGGAGATTCCACCAGCCTGTTCAAGTCCAGGGACCTCAGGCAGTGGGAGTACGTCGGCCCGTTCTACAAGTCCGATCGGCGGTGGACGGCGGAGGTGGAGGACTGCGCCTGCTCCAACTTCTTTCCATTCGGCGACAGGCACATGCTCTTGATGCACACCCATTGGCCCTATAACAAGGCCCAGTACTACATCGGACGCTACGAGCAGGAGCGGTTCACCCCCGAAATCCACGGGCAGCTGAGCCATTTGGGCAGCCTGGTTGCCGGCCCCGAGACGCTGGTGGACGACCGGGGCCGCAGGATCTTCTGGGGATGGATCAGGGACGCGCGGGAGCACGAATGGGAGAAACACGGCTGGAACGGCGTCATGACCCTGCCCTGGCACTTCACCCCCGCCGGCGACCACAGCCTTCGCATCGACCCCGTGGCGGAGCTGCGCGCCCTGCGCTACGACGAGCGGCGGCATGGCGACGTCACCCTCTCGGAGGGCGAGGAGCGAACCGTCCGCGAATTCGGGTCTGACTGCATGGAGGTCAAGCTGACCATCGAGCCCAACGACGCCGCCCGCTTCGGGATCAAGGTGCTGTGCGCGCCCGGAGGCCAGGAGGAAACGGTGGTGACCTACGACGCCGAGCGGCAGCAGTTCGTGGTCGACTTTGAGCGGGCCAGCGAAGACGAGGAATTGACCTACGGCTACGACGCCGGAGTCTACTCCAGGGGCGTCCGCCGACAGGTCGTGCCCTTTGCGCTCGAGCGCGACGCGCGGCTGGACATCGACCTCTTCGTCGACCGCTCCGTCGTCGAGATGTTCGTCAACTCACGCATTTGCATCGTCCAGCGGGTCTACCCCACCAGGGACGACAGCGAAGACTTCAAGCTCTTCACCGAGGATCGGCCTATCGGCGTCACGAACCTCGTGAAATGGGAGATGGACGCCACCAACCCCTGGTGA
- a CDS encoding ABC transporter ATP-binding protein, with the protein MAFLEARHLHKTYRLGRQNHVLALRGADISIEAGEMVGIMGPSGCGKSTLMHILGLLHSPDDSDPPASLVIGGTDVADLSDRERTKMRAERMGFVFQAFNLVPTLTAIENVALPAEYAGRRRSEAMKAAAEALDWVGLADRADHRPTELSGGQQQRVAVARALVTQPDLMLADEPTGNLDSESTNEVLDLLRRFNTERQQTILMVTHDPRVGEACGRIVEMLDGRITNGEAV; encoded by the coding sequence ATGGCATTCCTCGAGGCCCGCCACCTGCATAAGACCTATCGGCTCGGCCGACAGAATCACGTGCTCGCGCTGCGCGGCGCCGACATTTCCATCGAGGCCGGGGAGATGGTGGGGATTATGGGTCCTTCGGGCTGCGGCAAGAGCACCCTGATGCACATCCTGGGCCTGCTGCACTCGCCCGACGACTCGGACCCGCCGGCCAGCCTGGTGATCGGCGGCACGGACGTGGCCGACCTGTCGGACCGCGAGCGCACCAAGATGCGGGCGGAACGGATGGGTTTCGTTTTCCAGGCGTTCAACCTGGTGCCCACGCTGACGGCCATCGAAAACGTGGCGCTGCCGGCCGAATATGCGGGCCGCCGCCGGTCCGAGGCCATGAAAGCGGCGGCGGAGGCGCTGGACTGGGTTGGGCTCGCGGATCGGGCCGACCACCGGCCGACGGAGCTCTCGGGCGGCCAGCAGCAGCGCGTCGCCGTCGCCCGGGCGCTGGTGACCCAGCCCGACCTGATGCTGGCCGACGAGCCGACGGGGAACCTCGACTCGGAGAGCACGAACGAGGTCCTGGACCTGCTGCGCCGGTTCAACACCGAGCGCCAGCAGACGATCCTGATGGTCACCCACGATCCCCGCGTCGGCGAGGCCTGCGGCCGGATCGTCGAGATGCTGGACGGCCGGATCACGAACGGGGAGGCGGTCTAG
- a CDS encoding ABC transporter permease, whose product MYVIRILRNLARRRFRTALTVVGITIGIWVLVVMSSMANRISFIVDGGSTYYQDKIIVSDATNPAFGLGSTPMPLSVADQIANVPGVAVVVPEVQLLLDPNEAGGGGFGLPDFIVGAVADADQGREALQVRAAQGRLTTPDDEGANVVVLGADLARKFGKRAGDSIELRRVQFDVIGVLEPTLTGPDTFAFVPLQAAQALLAADAPILATAGLGADQLISQATVYPEAGVDTEDLADAIEASVAQVGTLTGTDFDQEITSATEIFNAIVIGIGLISLVVGGLSVINTMAMSVAERTREIGIKRAIGATRGRIMREIVIEAASIGLLGGLLGLGLGAIVVSVANELGRDSGNILFQLTAPTAVVALAFATVLGAVAGLLPAWNAARLDPVQALRYE is encoded by the coding sequence ATGTACGTCATCCGAATTCTGCGCAACCTGGCCCGCCGGAGATTCCGTACGGCGCTAACCGTCGTCGGCATCACGATCGGGATTTGGGTGCTGGTCGTGATGAGTTCGATGGCGAACCGAATCAGCTTCATCGTCGACGGCGGTTCGACCTACTACCAGGACAAGATCATCGTCAGCGATGCCACGAATCCCGCGTTTGGCCTCGGGTCCACCCCAATGCCGCTCAGCGTGGCCGACCAGATTGCCAACGTTCCCGGGGTAGCGGTCGTGGTTCCCGAAGTCCAGCTGCTGCTCGATCCGAACGAGGCGGGGGGCGGGGGCTTCGGTCTGCCGGACTTCATCGTCGGCGCCGTCGCGGACGCCGACCAGGGGCGTGAAGCGTTGCAGGTCCGGGCGGCCCAAGGGCGGCTGACGACGCCGGACGACGAAGGAGCGAACGTGGTGGTCCTGGGCGCCGATCTCGCCCGGAAGTTCGGCAAGCGCGCCGGCGACTCCATCGAACTGCGTCGGGTGCAATTCGACGTCATCGGCGTTCTCGAGCCGACCCTGACCGGCCCTGACACCTTCGCTTTCGTCCCGCTCCAGGCGGCCCAGGCGCTGCTCGCCGCCGACGCGCCCATTCTGGCCACGGCCGGCCTGGGAGCCGACCAATTGATTTCCCAGGCGACCGTCTATCCGGAAGCGGGTGTGGACACGGAAGACCTGGCCGACGCCATCGAGGCCAGCGTGGCGCAAGTGGGCACGCTGACAGGGACGGACTTCGACCAGGAGATCACCTCGGCGACGGAGATCTTCAACGCCATCGTCATCGGCATCGGCCTCATCAGCCTGGTCGTGGGCGGCCTGTCGGTGATCAACACCATGGCCATGAGCGTGGCGGAGCGGACGCGCGAGATCGGCATCAAGCGAGCGATCGGGGCCACCCGCGGACGGATCATGCGCGAGATCGTGATCGAGGCCGCCAGCATCGGCCTGCTCGGCGGCCTGCTGGGACTGGGGCTCGGCGCCATCGTGGTAAGCGTGGCGAACGAGCTTGGACGCGATTCAGGAAACATCCTGTTCCAACTAACGGCGCCGACCGCGGTGGTGGCGCTGGCATTCGCCACCGTGCTCGGCGCGGTGGCCGGACTGCTGCCGGCCTGGAACGCCGCCCGGCTCGATCCGGTCCAGGCGCTCAGGTACGAGTAA
- a CDS encoding peroxiredoxin family protein has protein sequence MKSLVVLAAVALVGSLLLACGEEGPPEGAEIAPDFTVQDAHGNAVTLSGLVEDGQGVILVFYRGFFUGICRAQLVELQGAIPLFAEVGYRPVAISTDDVEGAADMARYVRAEYPILADPDHAVAESFGVFNLLKDDVAAPAVLLIGKWRVVHWRQVGTNIGDRPSLSTILDAILEVEGTLDGS, from the coding sequence ATGAAATCCTTGGTCGTTTTGGCCGCCGTCGCGCTGGTCGGCAGCTTGCTATTGGCGTGCGGCGAGGAGGGTCCGCCGGAGGGCGCGGAGATCGCGCCGGACTTCACCGTGCAGGACGCGCACGGGAACGCGGTGACGCTCTCGGGCCTGGTTGAGGACGGTCAAGGCGTCATCCTGGTGTTCTACCGGGGCTTCTTCTGAGGAATCTGCCGCGCGCAGCTCGTGGAGCTGCAGGGAGCCATTCCCCTCTTCGCCGAGGTGGGGTATCGACCGGTCGCCATCAGCACGGACGATGTCGAGGGAGCCGCGGATATGGCCCGGTACGTGCGCGCCGAATACCCGATCCTCGCCGACCCTGATCACGCGGTGGCCGAGAGCTTCGGCGTATTCAATCTGCTAAAGGACGATGTGGCCGCGCCGGCGGTGCTGCTGATCGGGAAGTGGCGCGTGGTGCATTGGCGCCAGGTGGGTACGAACATTGGCGACCGTCCGTCGCTCAGCACGATTCTCGACGCGATTCTCGAGGTGGAGGGGACGCTGGACGGGAGCTGA